One Brassica oleracea var. oleracea cultivar TO1000 chromosome C7, BOL, whole genome shotgun sequence genomic window carries:
- the LOC106306150 gene encoding protein PHLOEM PROTEIN 2-LIKE A10 isoform X2, with the protein MDLALSKKGFNFVLRNKKWILLTATGYGAFKVYHSQKRKRISKLFALLLNLVEAASHSAEAVSVIAKDLTEFLRSDSDQIPNSFKQISKLAKSDELNSSVIGLTQAVTVGLLRGSRNDDSGSGFTDRVMDKLFTKPGTGFASAIVGSLARNLVFALYSSSGESSIFSNSKLRDAVCSEDGRKLIGDCVQRFVSTAVSVYLDETRDVNVFDDLFAGITNPKHGDKVKQTLVTVCNGAVETFVRASSRQATEPGSDRSLSKTMTVGSKPTPTWIDRVSSSLSVPSNRKYVVDLTGRVTFETVRSLLEVLVERGNGKVESYVEKVRERGNETRRFVRVKSSLLHSLCLSMCLQIVEAPWILTPRN; encoded by the coding sequence ATGGATTTAGCGTTAAGCAAAAAAGGTTTTAATTTCGTTCTGAGGAACAAGAAGTGGATTCTACTCACAGCCACTGGCTATGGCGCCTTTAAGGTTTATCATTCCCAGAAAAGGAAGCGAATCTCTAAGCTCTTCGCTCTCCTCCTCAATCTCGTCGAAGCAGCCTCTCATTCCGCCGAAGCCGTTAGCGTAATCGCCAAGGATCTCACGGAGTTTCTCAGATCCGATTCCGACCAAATCCCGAACAGCTTCAAGCAGATCTCCAAACTCGCGAAATCCGACGAGCTCAATTCGTCTGTGATCGGACTCACTCAAGCAGTCACCGTCGGACTGCTCAGAGGATCCCGTAACGACGATTCCGGGTCGGGTTTTACAGACCGGGTTATGGATAAGCTGTTCACGAAGCCAGGTACGGGTTTCGCTTCGGCGATCGTCGGAAGCTTAGCTAGAAACTTAGTCTTCGCGCTCTATTCCTCCTCCGGCGAGTCTTCGATCTTCTCTAATTCGAAACTGCGCGACGCGGTTTGCTCCGAGGACGGGAGAAAGCTAATCGGCGATTGCGTTCAGCGTTTCGTCAGCACGGCGGTTTCGGTTTATTTAGACGAGACGAGGGACGTCAACGTGTTCGACGATTTATTCGCCGGTATAACCAACCCGAAACACGGAGACAAGGTTAAGCAAACGCTGGTAACGGTCTGTAACGGCGCGGTCGAAACGTTTGTGAGAGCGTCGAGTAGACAAGCGACCGAACCGGGATCGGACCGGTCGTTATCTAAAACGATGACCGTTGGATCTAAACCGACGCCTACGTGGATCGATCGGGTTTCGTCGTCGCTGTCTGTACCGAGTAACCGGAAATACGTGGTGGATTTAACCGGGAGGGTGACGTTTGAGACGGTTAGATCGTTGTTAGAGGTGTTGGTCGAGAGAGGGAATGGTAAAGTGGAGAGTTACGTGGAGAAAGTTAGAGAGAGAGGGAACGAGACGAGGAGATTCGTGAGAGTTAAATCGTCTCTTCTACATAGTTTATGTTTGTCTATGTGTTTACAGATTGTTGAAGCTCCTTGGATACTGACTCCAAGAAACTGA
- the LOC106301526 gene encoding pentatricopeptide repeat-containing protein At3g49740, translated as MRKALCLTESLSSVSETSTTLLNLNRRLTALTRSGSNTNALNLFADIHRSTTPKPDQYTLSSAITAASHLRDAATVLGAQLHSYAIRSGLFRHSHVSNTLLSLYARSGNLPSLKKSFLEIEEPDVYSWTTLLSASFKLGEIDYAFEVFDEMPERDDAAVWNAMITGCKESGYHGTSIELFREMHELGVGHDKFGFATVLSVCCLRFGKQVHSLVVKAGFLVASSVVNAVITMYFNGRVFCDACLVFEEAGGVRDQVTFNVVIDGLACLKRGESLLLFREMLEAGLRPTDLTFVSVMSSCSCAGMGHQVHGLAVKTGYEDYTLVSNSTMSMYSSFEDLVAARKVFEWLEEKDLVTWNTMISGYNQARLGESAMLVYKGMHRVGVKPDEFTFGSLLASSLDLYALEMVQACVIKCGLSSKMEVSNALISAYSKHGEIAKADLIFEGALKKNLVSWNAIISGCYQNGFPFEGLKRFSSLLETEVVILPDAYTLSTLLSICVNISSLILGKQAHGYVIRHGLFKETLIGNALVNMYSQCGTVDKSLQVFNQMSEKDVVSWNSLISAYARHGEGGSAVMNYRTMREDGKVDPDAATFTAVLSACSHSGMVKEGLEIFDSIVKPSVDHFSCLVDLLGRAGYLDEAERLVKMSGCGVDALWGLFSACAAHGDLKLGKMVARLIMEQEKDDPSSVYVQLSNIYAGAGLWKEAEETREAMNMIGAMKQRGCSWMRL; from the coding sequence ATGAGAAAAGCTCTGTGTCTTACAGAGAGCTTGTCATCAGTATCCGAAACCTCAACAACCTTGCTCAATCTCAACCGCCGACTAACCGCCCTCACTCGCTCCGGCTCCAACACAAACGCTCTCAACCTCTTCGCCGATATCCACCGTTCCACAACTCCTAAACCCGATCAGTACACCCTCTCCTCCGCCATCACCGCCGCTTCCCACCTCCGCGACGCCGCCACCGTCCTCGGCGCGCAATTACACTCCTACGCCATCCGCTCGGGTCTGTTCCGTCACTCTCACGTCTCCAACACGCTCCTCTCGCTCTACGCGAGATCCGGGAACTTACCCTCGCTAAAGAAGAGCTTCCTAGAGATCGAAGAGCCTGACGTTTACTCTTGGACGACGCTTCTGAGCGCAAGCTTCAAGCTCGGCGAAATCGACTATGCCTTCGAGGTGTTCGACGAAATGCCTGAGAGAGACGACGCTGCGGTTTGGAACGCGATGATTACTGGCTGCAAGGAGAGTGGTTACCACGGGACGAGCATCGAGCTCTTTCGAGAGATGCACGAGCTCGGTGTTGGGCACGATAAGTTCGGATTCGCTACTGTTTTGAGCGTGTGTTGTTTGCGTTTCGGTAAGCAGGTGCATTCTCTGGTCGTAAAGGCTGGATTTTTAGTTGCTTCTTCTGTTGTGAATGCCGTTATAACTATGTATTTCAATGGCCGAGTGTTTTGTGATGCTTGTTTGGTGTTTGAAGAAGCTGGTGGTGTTCGTGATCAGGTTACTTTTAATGTTGTTATTGATGGTTTGGCGTGTTTGAAAAGAGGAGAGTCTTTGTTGCTTTTTAGAGAAATGTTGGAAGCTGGTCTTAGACCGACTGATTTGACTTTTGTGAGTGTTATGAGTTCGTGCTCGTGTGCGGGTATGGGACACCAAGTGCATGGGCTAGCCGTCAAGACAGGGTATGAAGATTATACTCTGGTAAGCAATTCGACGATGTCAATGTACTCTTCTTTTGAGGATCTTGTGGCGGCGAGAAAGGTCTTCGAGTGGTTGGAAGAGAAAGATTTGGTTACTTGGAACACAATGATCTCAGGGTATAACCAAGCGAGATTGGGTGAGTCTGCGATGTTGGTGTACAAGGGGATGCATAGAGTAGGGGTTAAACCGGATGAGTTTACTTTCGGAAGTCTTTTAGCAAGCTCTCTAGATTTATATGCTTTGGAGATGGTTCAAGCGTGTGTGATCAAATGTGGTCTAAGTTCAAAGATGGAAGTCTCCAACGCGTTGATCTCTGCCTACTCTAAGCACGGAGAGATAGCAAAAGCGGATCTAATATTCGAAGGAGCTTTAAAGAAGAATCTAGTCTCATGGAACGCCATAATCTCAGGGTGTTACCAGAACGGGTTTCCCTTTGAAGGTTTGAAAAGATTCTCTAGCTTGCTTGAAACAGAGGTCGTAATCTTACCTGATGCGTATACTCTCAGCACTCTCTTGAGCATTTGTGTAAACATTTCGTCCTTGATTCTCGGGAAGCAGGCTCACGGTTACGTCATCAGACACGGACTATTCAAGGAGACGTTGATAGGCAACGCCCTTGTAAACATGTACTCTCAATGCGGGACTGTAGACAAGTCACTTCAAGTGTTCAACCAGATGTCTGAAAAGGACGTTGTGTCATGGAACTCTCTGATCTCTGCGTACGCGAGGCACGGGGAAGGAGGGAGCGCGGTTATGAACTACAGGACGATGCGAGAGGATGGAAAAGTGGATCCCGATGCAGCCACGTTCACAGCGGTTCTCTCTGCTTGTAGCCACTCTGGTATGGTCAAAGAGGGGCTTGAGATCTTTGACTCGATTGTGAAACCGAGCGTGGATCATTTTTCGTGCTTGGTGGACCTTCTCGGTCGAGCGGGTTACCTGGATGAAGCGGAAAGGTTGGTGAAGATGAGCGGGTGTGGGGTAGATGCGTTGTGGGGTTTGTTTAGTGCTTGTGCTGCTCATGGAGATTTGAAGCTGGGGAAGATGGTTGCTAGGTTGATAATGGAACAAGAGAAGGATGATCCTTCCTCGGTTTATGTTCAGCTGTCGAATATTTACGCAGGGGCGGGTTTGTGGAAAGAAGCTGAAGAGACTAGAGAAGCCATGAATATGATTGGAGCTATGAAGCAACGAGGTTGCAGCTGGATGAGATTGTGA
- the LOC106306150 gene encoding protein PHLOEM PROTEIN 2-LIKE A10 isoform X1 — MISLSLSLSLSLSLSLLLLLLLWFCNSYMDLALSKKGFNFVLRNKKWILLTATGYGAFKVYHSQKRKRISKLFALLLNLVEAASHSAEAVSVIAKDLTEFLRSDSDQIPNSFKQISKLAKSDELNSSVIGLTQAVTVGLLRGSRNDDSGSGFTDRVMDKLFTKPGTGFASAIVGSLARNLVFALYSSSGESSIFSNSKLRDAVCSEDGRKLIGDCVQRFVSTAVSVYLDETRDVNVFDDLFAGITNPKHGDKVKQTLVTVCNGAVETFVRASSRQATEPGSDRSLSKTMTVGSKPTPTWIDRVSSSLSVPSNRKYVVDLTGRVTFETVRSLLEVLVERGNGKVESYVEKVRERGNETRRFVRVKSSLLHSLCLSMCLQIVEAPWILTPRN, encoded by the exons CTTCTTCT TCTTCTTCTTCTGTGGTTCTGTAATAGTTATATGGATTTAGCGTTAAGCAAAAAAGGTTTTAATTTCGTTCTGAGGAACAAGAAGTGGATTCTACTCACAGCCACTGGCTATGGCGCCTTTAAGGTTTATCATTCCCAGAAAAGGAAGCGAATCTCTAAGCTCTTCGCTCTCCTCCTCAATCTCGTCGAAGCAGCCTCTCATTCCGCCGAAGCCGTTAGCGTAATCGCCAAGGATCTCACGGAGTTTCTCAGATCCGATTCCGACCAAATCCCGAACAGCTTCAAGCAGATCTCCAAACTCGCGAAATCCGACGAGCTCAATTCGTCTGTGATCGGACTCACTCAAGCAGTCACCGTCGGACTGCTCAGAGGATCCCGTAACGACGATTCCGGGTCGGGTTTTACAGACCGGGTTATGGATAAGCTGTTCACGAAGCCAGGTACGGGTTTCGCTTCGGCGATCGTCGGAAGCTTAGCTAGAAACTTAGTCTTCGCGCTCTATTCCTCCTCCGGCGAGTCTTCGATCTTCTCTAATTCGAAACTGCGCGACGCGGTTTGCTCCGAGGACGGGAGAAAGCTAATCGGCGATTGCGTTCAGCGTTTCGTCAGCACGGCGGTTTCGGTTTATTTAGACGAGACGAGGGACGTCAACGTGTTCGACGATTTATTCGCCGGTATAACCAACCCGAAACACGGAGACAAGGTTAAGCAAACGCTGGTAACGGTCTGTAACGGCGCGGTCGAAACGTTTGTGAGAGCGTCGAGTAGACAAGCGACCGAACCGGGATCGGACCGGTCGTTATCTAAAACGATGACCGTTGGATCTAAACCGACGCCTACGTGGATCGATCGGGTTTCGTCGTCGCTGTCTGTACCGAGTAACCGGAAATACGTGGTGGATTTAACCGGGAGGGTGACGTTTGAGACGGTTAGATCGTTGTTAGAGGTGTTGGTCGAGAGAGGGAATGGTAAAGTGGAGAGTTACGTGGAGAAAGTTAGAGAGAGAGGGAACGAGACGAGGAGATTCGTGAGAGTTAAATCGTCTCTTCTACATAGTTTATGTTTGTCTATGTGTTTACAGATTGTTGAAGCTCCTTGGATACTGACTCCAAGAAACTGA